From the Paraflavitalea soli genome, the window TACCCGACCCGGATGATGTAACTCCCCTGGTTAATTTTTCTTTTCGATTAAAGATTTCCCGCATTTGGGACAAACGCCATCCTTATTAAGCGCTACCTCAGGGTGCATTGGGCATGTGTATATTTTTGCTGCTTCAGCCTTCATCTGTTCTTTAGGTGACAATTGTAGCTTTCGTCCACATTGAGGGCATTTACCTGGATCATGACTAAACACCTTTACATGAACAGGACAACTATAACTCTTGGTTACGGCTGTTTTTGTTTGTTCCTTGTTGGAAAGAACTAGATCCATACCACATA encodes:
- a CDS encoding heavy metal-binding domain-containing protein, with amino-acid sequence MKQLIFLTIALFVASSLFAQSKAGKTDTTKHARYYSCSMHPDVISSKPGKCSICGMDLVLSNKEQTKTAVTKSYSCPVHVKVFSHDPGKCPQCGRKLQLSPKEQMKAEAAKIYTCPMHPEVALNKDGVCPKCGKSLIEKKN